The Bacteroidota bacterium DNA segment CTTTGATGCTCTCAAACTCTGGAAACATCGTAATTCAAAACGGCCACGACGGAGACGTAACAGTGCTAAAACTGAAATTGCTTAATCAGCTGGCAAGATCAAACGGGGATTCCTCGAATTCAGTGGTTGCGCTTTTATCAGCGCCTATCGAGATCAGGTACTTGAGGGATGCATCGTCCTTCGCCTTCATGGCCACATGGTGCAGCGCTGTATATCCATCACTGTCTTTCGCGTTTACATCTATAGAGGTAAGTTCTGCTATGAGCTTAAACAGTGTTACGTGTTCATTTTCCGCAGCCAGGTGGTACAATGTTTTTCCATCACCTTGCAATGCTGTTACATCAAGTCCGCTTTCCCGTAGCAATTCAAATTTAGCGACAAACGTATCTTCCTCATCCACATCAAAACTGTTCACCAGGAAGGAGTACAGGTTATTGCCCTCTTTATCCAGGACAAGCGGGTCTGCATCAAGCGCTAATATATAGCTTGTCGTTTCTGCTGATGCTCTTCTTATCGCTCTGGTTAAGGCAGAATGGCCATCATTATTTTGGTGATTGATGTTGTTCGTGCGCGCTGCAAAGTATTCAACCACAGGCATTGTGTCGTTGTAGTACGTAGCGTTCATCAACGGGGTGTTTCCACTGCGCTTGTCTACTTCATTAGGGTTTACCCCATGTTGTACAAACCATTCAATGGCTTCGGTGTTGTCGGCACCATAAGCCAGATAATGCAGTGGGGTGTACCCATCATCTGTTGTTACATTGGGGTCGATTCCTAAGCCGGCCAGATACTCAAAAAATGCAAGCGAATTATTGCTGTTTCTGACGGCAGACAAAAATGCATTTCCGCCTTCGTTATTTTTTTCTTTATACGACACACCTGCGTCGATAAAATCATTCAGTAACTGCGTATTCCCGCTCC contains these protein-coding regions:
- a CDS encoding ankyrin repeat domain-containing protein, encoding MKTRILPGFIFSLIFSTSLFAQSGNPFLSSQYWAANPSVEAIEDEIAKGHSVTESNSGGFDATTYAILGRAPFETVKYLIDKGNDINKLTHDSRTYVFWAGYRGDLSLVKYLVESGAKMDLRDSHGYTVLLFTANGGHLTPEMGDYLLANGASLENETTESGANAFHLASYRFNDVADVAYFTDKGLDINTKDDVGNSIFYYAARSGNTQLLNDFIDAGVSYKEKNNEGGNAFLSAVRNSNNSLAFFEYLAGLGIDPNVTTDDGYTPLHYLAYGADNTEAIEWFVQHGVNPNEVDKRSGNTPLMNATYYNDTMPVVEYFAARTNNINHQNNDGHSALTRAIRRASAETTSYILALDADPLVLDKEGNNLYSFLVNSFDVDEEDTFVAKFELLRESGLDVTALQGDGKTLYHLAAENEHVTLFKLIAELTSIDVNAKDSDGYTALHHVAMKAKDDASLKYLISIGADKSATTEFEESPFDLAS